The Beijerinckiaceae bacterium genome has a window encoding:
- a CDS encoding RNA helicase — protein sequence MNDFSRLGLAAPLLHALTKQGYSQPTPIQAQAIPPIMAGRDLIGIAQTGTGKTAAFALPILHHLATHPAPAPRHGCRVLVLSPTRELASQIADSFRSLGAGLSLTVGVVFGGVPHGAQIKALARGLDILVATPGRLEDHLDSRAARLSQTEFFVLDEADRMLDLGFVKAIRRIIGTLPKNRQNLFFSATMPNEIAALAGDLLVDPIEVSVTPVAKTADRINHQVLLIDTNRKRDLLVELFADAQMSRTIVFTRTKRGADKVTQHLDSSGIAACAIHGNKSQSQRERSLEAFRSGRVRALVATDIAARGIDIDGVTHVVNFELPEVAEAYVHRIGRTARAGADGIAISLCDGAERQLLRNIEKLTRLQLPTIDRRGAVPTEFVRTEETNLPRRAKSAPPAGAKRRWENRRAAPGSNGASPDGAGLPQFLSRQAPRGPAAKSKGPSRFVAAGARPASKRRPEGNAVRPQ from the coding sequence TTGAACGATTTTTCCCGACTCGGCCTTGCCGCGCCGCTTTTGCATGCCTTGACTAAACAAGGTTACTCTCAACCGACCCCCATTCAGGCCCAAGCCATCCCGCCGATCATGGCGGGTCGCGATCTCATCGGCATAGCCCAGACCGGCACCGGCAAGACCGCTGCCTTCGCTCTTCCGATTCTTCATCATCTTGCGACGCATCCGGCGCCGGCGCCGCGGCATGGCTGCCGTGTCCTCGTCCTCAGCCCCACGCGGGAACTGGCGAGCCAAATCGCCGACAGCTTCCGCAGCCTGGGCGCGGGCCTCTCGCTCACGGTCGGCGTTGTCTTCGGCGGCGTGCCGCATGGCGCGCAGATCAAGGCGCTCGCGCGCGGCCTCGACATTCTGGTTGCAACCCCCGGCCGGCTTGAGGATCACCTCGACTCCCGCGCGGCGCGTCTTTCTCAGACGGAATTCTTCGTCCTCGACGAAGCCGACCGCATGCTCGACCTCGGGTTCGTCAAAGCGATCCGCCGGATCATCGGCACGCTGCCCAAAAATCGTCAGAACCTGTTCTTCTCGGCGACGATGCCGAACGAGATCGCCGCGCTCGCGGGGGACCTTCTGGTCGATCCGATCGAGGTGTCAGTCACGCCGGTTGCGAAAACCGCGGACCGCATCAACCATCAGGTTCTGCTTATCGACACCAACCGCAAGCGCGATCTGCTTGTCGAACTTTTCGCCGATGCGCAAATGTCGCGCACGATCGTCTTCACCCGGACGAAACGCGGCGCCGACAAGGTCACCCAGCATCTCGATTCCAGCGGAATTGCAGCTTGTGCCATCCATGGAAACAAGAGCCAAAGCCAGCGGGAACGTTCGCTCGAAGCCTTTCGGAGCGGGCGGGTCCGGGCCTTGGTGGCAACCGATATTGCAGCCCGCGGCATCGACATCGACGGAGTGACGCATGTCGTGAACTTCGAGCTTCCGGAGGTGGCGGAGGCTTATGTGCATCGGATCGGCCGCACCGCGCGGGCCGGAGCCGATGGCATTGCAATCTCGCTTTGCGATGGCGCCGAACGTCAGCTTTTGCGCAATATTGAAAAGCTGACCCGCCTGCAATTGCCGACCATCGACCGGCGTGGCGCCGTGCCGACGGAATTCGTGCGCACCGAGGAGACGAATTTGCCTCGGCGCGCCAAGTCCGCGCCTCCGGCGGGTGCAAAACGGCGGTGGGAAAACCGCAGGGCAGCGCCCGGTTCCAACGGTGCGAGCCCCGACGGAGCAGGTTTGCCGCAATTCTTGTCGCGGCAAGCTCCGCGCGGGCCGGCGGCGAAGTCGAAAGGGCCGTCCCGTTTTGTTGCAGCGGGCGCAAGGCCGGCATCCAAGCGGCGTCCCGAAGGCAATGCCGTTCGTCCGCAATAG
- the rnd gene encoding ribonuclease D, protein MTLIATTQELAAVCRRLATHPFVTVDTEFLRETTFWPRLCVVQIASAEEAVAVDAMAEGLDLSPFFELMADQRLTKVFHAARQDLEIIWNLARLIPAPLFDTQVAAMVCGFGDQVSYGDLVQTITKVTLDKSSRFTDWSRRPLLPAQAEYAIADVTYLRDIYSYLRVKLEESGRLNWLDDEMTLLTSPSTYEQHPENAWERFRNRVRKPRDLAVLMEVAGWREAEAQTRDVPRSRVLKDDVLIELVLAAPKTAESLGNLRAFPRGMERSRAGLDILAAVERGLARDPKTLPKLERDRRNGGHAATVELLRVLLRHVSESHGVAAKMIATVDDLEAIAADDRAKVPALTGWRRELFGAKALELKHGRLALTVEEGRVVPLEWREADAPQDGEA, encoded by the coding sequence ATGACCCTGATCGCTACGACACAAGAATTAGCCGCCGTTTGCCGCCGCCTTGCAACGCATCCCTTTGTCACGGTTGATACCGAGTTTTTGCGGGAAACCACCTTCTGGCCCAGGCTTTGTGTCGTGCAGATTGCCTCCGCTGAAGAAGCCGTGGCGGTCGATGCGATGGCGGAAGGGCTCGATCTTTCGCCTTTCTTCGAACTCATGGCCGATCAGCGGCTCACCAAGGTTTTTCATGCGGCGCGCCAAGATCTCGAAATCATCTGGAATCTCGCGCGGCTGATCCCGGCGCCTTTGTTCGACACCCAGGTCGCCGCAATGGTCTGCGGCTTTGGCGATCAGGTCTCCTATGGCGATCTCGTCCAGACCATCACGAAAGTGACGCTCGACAAATCATCGCGGTTCACCGATTGGTCCCGGCGTCCGCTTTTGCCGGCCCAGGCCGAATATGCCATCGCTGACGTCACCTATCTCCGCGACATCTATAGCTATCTCCGGGTCAAGCTGGAAGAAAGCGGGCGGCTGAACTGGCTGGACGACGAGATGACGCTTTTGACCTCGCCATCGACCTATGAACAGCATCCCGAGAATGCCTGGGAGCGGTTTCGGAATCGGGTTCGAAAGCCACGCGATCTCGCCGTCCTCATGGAGGTCGCCGGATGGCGCGAGGCCGAGGCGCAGACCCGGGACGTGCCCCGCTCACGGGTACTCAAGGATGATGTGTTGATCGAACTTGTCCTTGCCGCGCCGAAAACGGCCGAGAGCTTGGGCAATCTTCGGGCCTTTCCGCGCGGGATGGAACGCTCCCGCGCGGGCCTCGATATTCTGGCCGCGGTCGAACGGGGCTTGGCGCGCGATCCCAAAACCCTGCCGAAGCTCGAACGCGATCGCCGGAATGGTGGCCATGCGGCGACGGTCGAACTCTTGCGTGTACTCCTGCGCCACGTCAGCGAAAGTCATGGGGTCGCCGCGAAGATGATCGCCACGGTCGACGATCTCGAAGCGATCGCCGCCGACGACCGTGCCAAGGTCCCGGCGTTGACGGGCTGGCGCCGCGAACTCTTCGGGGCCAAGGCGCTCGAACTGAAGCATGGGCGCTTGGCGCTCACCGTCGAGGAGGGCCGGGTGGTACCTCTCGAATGGCGGGAAGCCGACGCGCCGCAAGACGGCGAAGCGTGA
- a CDS encoding thiamine biosynthesis protein ThiJ, producing the protein MHVVMLLYPRMTQLDLTGPFEVLTRFKELTLHLVWKNTDPIVDSGGLRLLPTTSFSDCPQADLLFVPGGPGQISLMEDGEVLDFLRQQARQASYVTSVCTGSLVLAAAGLLTGYRAACHWLSLDQLAYFGAVPVAERVVIDRNRITGAGVSSGIDFALVLAAKLFGEDRAKCVQLAMEYDPKPPFASGSAVTAEPETVKTVRAENAEFQEQRVIVARRVAAALQKT; encoded by the coding sequence ATGCATGTTGTGATGTTGCTTTATCCGCGCATGACCCAGCTCGACCTCACCGGGCCTTTCGAAGTGCTGACGCGCTTCAAGGAATTGACCCTGCATCTCGTGTGGAAAAATACCGATCCGATCGTCGATTCGGGCGGCCTGCGGCTCCTGCCGACGACAAGCTTTTCAGACTGCCCGCAGGCTGACCTTCTGTTCGTCCCCGGCGGGCCCGGCCAAATCTCGCTCATGGAAGACGGGGAGGTTCTGGACTTTCTACGGCAGCAGGCCCGGCAAGCAAGCTATGTGACGTCGGTTTGCACCGGCTCACTTGTGCTGGCCGCGGCCGGCCTGCTCACCGGCTATCGGGCGGCCTGCCACTGGCTGTCGCTGGACCAGCTGGCCTATTTCGGCGCCGTGCCGGTCGCCGAGCGCGTCGTGATCGACCGCAATCGGATCACCGGCGCGGGCGTTTCATCCGGAATTGATTTCGCCCTGGTCCTGGCCGCCAAACTGTTTGGCGAGGATCGCGCCAAATGTGTGCAGCTCGCGATGGAATACGACCCGAAGCCGCCGTTTGCCAGCGGCTCCGCCGTAACGGCCGAGCCCGAGACCGTAAAAACGGTGCGGGCAGAGAATGCTGAATTTCAAGAGCAACGCGTAATTGTGGCGCGCCGCGTCGCGGCGGCCTTGCAAAAGACCTGA
- a CDS encoding aspartate--tRNA ligase — protein sequence MHRYRSHSCGDLREAQAGETIRLSGWCHRIRDHGGVLFIDLRDHYGITQCVADPDSPAFAQAEKLRSEWVVRIDGEVRRRPAGTENPEMPTGLIEIYVTEIEVLGAAAELPLPVFGEHPYPEDMRLRYRFLDLRREKLHKNIMLRGQIIDSLRARMKSEGFFEFQTPILTASSPEGARDFLVPSRLHPGKFYALPQAPQQFKQLIMVAGFDRYFQIAPCFRDEDARADRSPGEFYQLDIEMSFVTQEDVFAAVEPVLRGVFEDFGNGRPVTQEFPMIPYAEAMLKYGSDKPDLRNPLQIVDVTEEFARDEVNFNAFKNVIKTGGVVRAIPAPGASAQPRSFFDKLNDWAKGEGAAGLGYVIFEGAEGGLTGKGPIAKFLLSDVQTRIAGKAGLKSGDAVFFACDQAEKAAKLAGAARLRIGHELGLSKTDVFEFCWIVDFPMYEWNEDEKKIDFSHNPFSMPNFDPEAFVALDAADEKAILGMKAFQYDIVCNGIELSSGAIRNHRPDIMKKAFALAGYGEDVLLEKFGGMYRAFQYGAPPHGGIAPGIDRIVMLLAGEENLREIVLFPMNQRAEDLLMGAPSTVTPKQLRELHIRLNLPDAKT from the coding sequence ATGCACCGCTACCGTTCTCATAGCTGCGGCGATCTGCGCGAAGCGCAGGCCGGCGAAACGATCCGTCTTTCCGGCTGGTGCCACCGCATTCGCGATCATGGCGGCGTGCTTTTCATCGATCTGCGCGATCATTACGGCATCACCCAATGCGTGGCCGACCCGGATTCACCGGCATTCGCTCAAGCCGAGAAGCTTCGCTCGGAATGGGTCGTCCGCATCGACGGCGAGGTGCGCCGGCGCCCGGCCGGCACGGAAAATCCCGAAATGCCGACGGGCCTTATCGAAATCTATGTGACCGAAATTGAAGTTTTGGGAGCCGCCGCTGAACTGCCTCTGCCGGTTTTCGGCGAGCATCCCTATCCGGAAGACATGCGGCTTCGCTACCGGTTCCTCGATTTGCGGCGGGAGAAGCTCCATAAGAATATCATGCTGCGGGGTCAGATCATCGATTCTCTGCGCGCGCGCATGAAGTCGGAAGGGTTCTTCGAGTTTCAGACCCCAATCCTCACCGCGTCGAGCCCCGAGGGAGCCCGCGATTTTCTGGTGCCGTCCAGGCTGCATCCCGGCAAATTCTACGCCCTGCCGCAGGCGCCGCAGCAATTCAAGCAGCTGATCATGGTAGCGGGCTTCGACCGCTATTTCCAGATTGCACCCTGTTTCCGCGACGAGGACGCGCGCGCTGACCGCAGCCCGGGGGAATTCTATCAGCTCGACATCGAGATGAGTTTTGTCACCCAGGAGGATGTCTTCGCGGCGGTCGAGCCGGTGTTGCGCGGCGTCTTCGAGGACTTCGGCAATGGCCGCCCCGTGACGCAAGAATTCCCGATGATTCCCTATGCGGAGGCCATGCTGAAATATGGTTCCGACAAGCCGGACCTACGCAATCCCCTGCAGATCGTCGATGTAACGGAGGAGTTTGCCCGCGATGAGGTGAACTTCAACGCCTTCAAGAATGTCATCAAGACGGGCGGCGTCGTCCGCGCAATTCCAGCGCCAGGAGCGAGCGCCCAACCCCGTTCCTTCTTCGACAAGCTCAACGATTGGGCCAAGGGCGAGGGCGCGGCTGGGCTCGGCTATGTGATCTTCGAGGGTGCAGAGGGCGGACTAACCGGCAAGGGACCGATTGCCAAATTCCTGCTTTCGGACGTTCAGACGCGGATCGCGGGGAAGGCCGGGCTGAAATCCGGCGATGCGGTCTTTTTTGCCTGCGACCAGGCGGAAAAAGCGGCCAAACTGGCCGGCGCCGCGCGGCTCAGGATCGGGCATGAACTCGGACTGTCCAAAACGGACGTCTTCGAGTTCTGCTGGATCGTCGATTTCCCAATGTATGAATGGAACGAGGACGAAAAGAAAATCGACTTCTCGCATAACCCTTTTTCGATGCCGAACTTCGATCCCGAGGCCTTTGTCGCGCTCGACGCAGCCGACGAGAAGGCCATTCTCGGCATGAAGGCCTTCCAATATGACATCGTCTGCAATGGAATCGAATTATCCTCCGGCGCCATCAGAAACCATCGCCCGGACATCATGAAGAAGGCGTTCGCCCTCGCGGGTTACGGCGAGGATGTTCTCTTGGAAAAATTCGGCGGGATGTACCGCGCTTTCCAATATGGGGCGCCGCCCCACGGTGGCATCGCGCCCGGCATCGACCGGATCGTCATGCTGCTGGCTGGGGAAGAAAACTTGCGCGAAATCGTGTTGTTCCCGATGAACCAGCGCGCCGAGGATCTCCTCATGGGCGCGCCGTCCACGGTCACGCCGAAGCAATTGCGGGAGTTGCACATCAGGCTCAATCTGCCGGATGCCAAGACCTGA